The Prevotella sp. E9-3 genome has a window encoding:
- a CDS encoding DUF362 domain-containing protein, with amino-acid sequence MAYVIGDDCIACGTCAGECPVEAISEGEKYVIDADLCTECGTCASVCPSEAISLG; translated from the coding sequence ATGGCATACGTAATTGGTGATGACTGCATTGCATGTGGAACATGCGCAGGCGAGTGCCCCGTAGAGGCAATTTCTGAAGGTGAAAAGTACGTTATCGACGCTGACCTCTGCACAGAGTGCGGAACATGCGCTAGCGTTTGTCCTTCTGAAGCCATCAGCTTAGGCTAA
- a CDS encoding NAD(P)H-hydrate dehydratase gives MKIFTSSQIKELDNYTIEHEPIKSIDLMERAARVLTRAITERWSPTVPIVVFAGPGNNGGDALAVARMLIEKDYQVQTFLFNITGHLSADCAENKRRLCDKKGRSLLTEVTQEFDPPQLEKGTLVVDGLFGSGLNKPLAGGFASLVKYINASKADIVSIDVPSGLMTEDNTYNVSNNIICATQTLTLGQQKLSFLFSENQKYIGQLRILDIGLSQEGINAIDSQYTLVDETTIRDLLMPRDAFAHKGQMGHALIIAGSYGMAGAAILATQACLRSGVGKVTVHCPKRNVPIMQTAVPEAIIHIDREETTFSEGVQTEDFQAVGIGPGLGTSEQTAISLISQIRRTQCPLVIDADALNILSIRRAWMQQLPKGVIMTPHPKELDRMEGKSIDSFERLSKARELAERIQGYIVLKGHYTAVCMPDGHIAFNSTGNAGMATAGSGDVLTGIITALLARGYDRARACVIGVFLHGLAGDLAASELGEESLIASDIIRYLPKAFMKVKNNK, from the coding sequence ATGAAAATCTTTACGAGCTCACAGATCAAAGAATTAGATAATTACACTATTGAGCATGAGCCTATCAAATCGATTGATTTAATGGAACGTGCCGCACGTGTTTTGACGCGAGCCATTACCGAACGATGGTCACCTACAGTACCCATAGTTGTTTTTGCCGGTCCTGGAAATAATGGCGGCGATGCACTGGCTGTAGCCCGTATGCTCATCGAAAAAGACTATCAGGTACAGACATTCCTTTTCAACATAACCGGACATCTTTCTGCCGATTGCGCCGAGAACAAGCGTCGGCTTTGCGACAAGAAAGGCCGCTCACTACTCACAGAAGTCACCCAAGAATTCGATCCGCCCCAATTAGAAAAAGGCACCCTTGTGGTTGACGGTCTCTTCGGCTCCGGACTGAACAAGCCTCTGGCTGGCGGTTTCGCATCGCTTGTAAAATACATCAACGCATCAAAAGCAGACATAGTAAGTATTGATGTTCCTTCAGGCTTGATGACTGAAGACAACACTTACAACGTAAGCAACAATATCATCTGTGCCACCCAGACCCTCACGCTCGGGCAGCAGAAGCTATCCTTTCTTTTTTCTGAAAATCAGAAGTACATCGGACAGCTCCGCATTCTGGACATCGGCCTCAGTCAGGAAGGCATCAACGCCATTGACTCCCAATACACACTGGTAGATGAGACTACCATTCGCGACCTGCTGATGCCGCGCGACGCTTTCGCCCACAAAGGGCAGATGGGGCATGCCCTGATTATTGCAGGCAGCTATGGCATGGCCGGAGCAGCCATATTAGCCACCCAAGCCTGTCTGCGTTCAGGAGTTGGCAAGGTTACGGTACACTGTCCGAAGCGCAATGTACCCATCATGCAAACCGCTGTCCCCGAGGCTATCATACATATCGATCGCGAGGAGACAACGTTCAGCGAAGGTGTCCAGACTGAAGATTTCCAGGCCGTAGGCATTGGACCGGGACTGGGAACGAGCGAGCAAACGGCTATCAGCCTCATCTCACAAATCCGTCGCACCCAGTGTCCGCTGGTGATTGATGCCGACGCATTAAACATACTGTCTATTCGCCGTGCTTGGATGCAGCAGTTGCCCAAGGGCGTCATTATGACCCCACACCCAAAAGAGCTGGATAGAATGGAAGGCAAGAGCATCGATTCCTTCGAACGACTCAGCAAGGCCCGCGAACTGGCCGAACGCATCCAAGGCTACATCGTACTCAAAGGACATTATACTGCCGTCTGCATGCCCGATGGCCACATTGCATTCAATAGTACCGGCAATGCAGGTATGGCAACAGCAGGTAGCGGCGATGTGCTCACAGGTATCATCACTGCTCTCTTGGCCCGTGGCTACGACAGGGCAAGAGCTTGTGTCATCGGTGTGTTCCTTCATGGACTTGCCGGCGACTTGGCTGCAAGCGAACTGGGCGAAGAGAGTCTCATAGCCAGCGATATTATCAGATATCTTCCCAAGGCTTTCATGAAAGTAAAAAATAACAAGTAA
- a CDS encoding porin family protein: MRKSIILILFSALALCTTAQERKVQNRPYIDLRTLHFGLSLGLNMQDVEFQDVGPQTLTLPDGTTMPANILCDADMWNPGFSVGVLAELRLHQHFSLRVTPAMHFGSKHLVFRNLLEKTESGKPVETTQDLKNTYLSIPVDIKYSAERFNNYRPYIIAGLNPMINLAGKDQDYVQLKRYDLMLEVGMGCDFYLPFFKLIPEIKFCYGLGDALDKKHTGELTDINKRAFSQSVSSAHTKMIVLTLYFE, from the coding sequence ATGAGAAAAAGTATTATCCTCATATTGTTTTCAGCACTGGCTTTGTGTACCACTGCCCAAGAGCGTAAGGTCCAGAATCGGCCTTACATTGATCTGCGTACCTTGCATTTCGGACTCTCGCTGGGATTGAATATGCAAGATGTGGAGTTTCAGGATGTGGGCCCGCAGACGCTCACTCTTCCTGACGGTACCACAATGCCTGCAAATATTCTTTGCGATGCTGATATGTGGAATCCGGGATTCAGCGTGGGTGTGCTGGCCGAACTTCGTTTGCATCAGCATTTCTCGCTGCGTGTGACTCCTGCTATGCATTTCGGTTCGAAACATCTGGTGTTCCGTAATCTACTGGAAAAGACAGAGTCGGGAAAGCCCGTTGAGACCACACAGGATTTGAAGAATACTTACTTGTCTATTCCTGTTGATATCAAGTATTCGGCAGAGCGTTTCAATAACTATCGTCCTTATATCATTGCTGGTTTGAATCCGATGATCAATCTGGCGGGCAAAGATCAGGACTATGTACAGCTGAAGCGTTATGACTTGATGCTCGAGGTAGGTATGGGATGCGATTTCTATTTGCCTTTCTTCAAACTGATTCCCGAAATAAAGTTCTGTTATGGTTTGGGCGATGCGCTTGACAAGAAGCATACGGGCGAACTGACTGACATTAATAAGCGGGCTTTTTCGCAAAGCGTTTCATCGGCTCATACAAAAATGATAGTGCTCACTCTTTATTTCGAGTGA
- a CDS encoding DUF4831 family protein, giving the protein MKHFILILSFISAICSTSMAQTMLSDYKPGNTADGAVYFLPKTNIRVSILVEKATYQPGEFSKYAMRFLRMNNVEQQPSTLYRVLSIKQTPVAVADSTKGYSVKFNIKTVAANVVLSEDGRLLAINAQPRQTDEPEAFTAAPKEQRANPRTFMNEEILAAGSTAKMAELTAREIYDLRENRNLLIKGQADFMPHDGAQMQLMLNQLDIQDKALTSMFTGTTDRDTTEIILNVNPEGDIQHQVLFRLSQKLGIVDADDLAGEPYYIDVENLKTVPEADETAKSKKKKKQPESGVYVNVPDRMRSTIYKGTNQISVVEMPAPQFGNVELLSAELFNKRYTTHLWLNPLTGAVDKLEAEQPK; this is encoded by the coding sequence ATGAAACATTTCATTCTCATCCTGTCTTTCATCAGCGCCATTTGTTCAACCTCAATGGCTCAGACGATGCTAAGCGACTACAAACCGGGCAATACGGCTGATGGGGCTGTGTATTTTCTCCCGAAGACCAACATCCGTGTCAGCATTCTTGTTGAGAAAGCCACTTACCAACCTGGTGAATTCAGCAAATATGCCATGCGCTTTCTACGCATGAACAACGTGGAACAGCAGCCTTCTACCCTCTACCGTGTATTAAGTATCAAGCAGACTCCCGTGGCTGTGGCCGACTCCACCAAAGGCTACTCAGTAAAGTTCAACATCAAGACTGTGGCAGCCAACGTTGTGCTCAGCGAAGACGGCCGACTGCTTGCCATCAATGCTCAGCCTCGTCAAACTGACGAGCCGGAGGCATTCACTGCTGCCCCTAAAGAACAGCGTGCCAATCCACGTACTTTCATGAACGAAGAGATTCTCGCAGCAGGCAGCACCGCCAAAATGGCCGAACTTACCGCTCGCGAAATCTACGACTTACGCGAGAACCGCAATCTGCTGATCAAAGGACAGGCCGATTTCATGCCTCATGACGGTGCCCAGATGCAACTGATGCTGAACCAGTTGGATATACAGGACAAAGCACTGACAAGTATGTTTACAGGTACTACCGACCGAGACACTACCGAGATTATCCTCAATGTGAATCCCGAAGGCGATATCCAACATCAGGTGCTGTTCCGTCTTTCTCAGAAACTCGGTATTGTAGATGCCGACGATTTAGCCGGCGAGCCATACTATATTGACGTAGAAAACCTGAAAACCGTGCCCGAAGCAGATGAGACTGCCAAGAGCAAGAAGAAAAAGAAACAGCCTGAGAGCGGTGTTTATGTAAACGTGCCCGACCGCATGCGCAGTACCATCTATAAAGGTACCAACCAGATATCTGTCGTTGAAATGCCTGCTCCCCAGTTTGGCAACGTAGAACTGCTCAGTGCCGAACTTTTCAACAAACGATATACCACCCACTTGTGGCTGAACCCACTGACAGGTGCTGTTGACAAGTTGGAGGCCGAACAGCCGAAATAA